From a region of the Candidatus Blochmanniella camponoti genome:
- a CDS encoding NupC/NupG family nucleoside CNT transporter, whose translation MSRIFHFILGFTAIVILSLIASSNPKNIRVRFIFQVLIIEILFGYFILHSQLGSNSIRKLCTLFNTLLIFASEGTNFVFGGMHAQGLATFFLNILCPIIFISALIGILQYTHILIFSIRIIGTILSKINGMGKLESFNAVSSLILGQSENFIVYKNIIGKIPAPRMYTMAATAMSTVSLSIIGAYMTMLAPKYVVAALILNMFSAFIILSLLNPYVVDTERDLDITDFYINNQNIFEIIGEYILIGFKIAVTVTAMLIGFIALISALNFTFKILFNTSLQEILGYIFFPCAWIMGIPADEILPVSSIMATKLISNEFIAIINLQTISDDLSPQTVGIASVFLVSFSNFSSIGIIAGAIKGLNETQGNIISHLGFKLIYSSTLINMLSASIVGLLI comes from the coding sequence GTGTCTCGCATTTTTCATTTTATCTTAGGATTTACTGCAATAGTAATTCTGTCACTGATTGCCAGTAGTAATCCAAAAAACATTCGTGTACGCTTTATTTTTCAAGTATTAATAATAGAAATTTTATTTGGATATTTTATTTTACATTCCCAATTAGGATCAAATTCTATACGAAAATTATGTACTTTGTTCAATACACTGTTAATTTTTGCGTCAGAAGGAACAAACTTTGTCTTTGGAGGAATGCACGCACAGGGATTAGCTACTTTTTTCTTAAACATACTTTGTCCAATAATTTTCATTTCCGCGCTAATTGGTATTTTACAATATACTCATATATTAATATTTTCTATTCGAATAATTGGAACTATTTTATCTAAAATTAATGGAATGGGAAAGTTAGAATCTTTCAATGCTGTCAGTTCATTGATCTTAGGGCAATCTGAAAATTTTATAGTATATAAAAATATTATAGGAAAAATACCTGCACCACGAATGTATACCATGGCAGCAACTGCCATGTCTACAGTGTCTCTTTCCATAATTGGTGCCTATATGACCATGCTAGCTCCAAAATATGTTGTAGCAGCATTAATATTAAATATGTTTAGTGCTTTTATCATATTATCATTGCTTAATCCTTATGTAGTAGATACAGAAAGAGATCTAGACATCACCGATTTTTACATCAATAACCAAAATATTTTTGAAATTATAGGAGAATATATTTTAATTGGATTCAAAATAGCTGTTACTGTTACTGCAATGTTGATAGGGTTTATTGCGCTTATTTCCGCTCTTAATTTCACATTTAAAATATTATTTAATACATCTTTACAAGAAATTTTAGGATATATTTTCTTTCCCTGCGCTTGGATTATGGGTATACCTGCTGATGAAATACTCCCAGTCAGCAGTATTATGGCAACTAAATTAATTTCTAATGAATTTATTGCAATTATAAACCTACAAACAATTTCTGATGATTTATCGCCTCAAACTGTAGGAATAGCATCAGTTTTCTTGGTTTCATTTTCTAACTTCTCATCTATTGGTATTATTGCAGGTGCTATTAAAGGACTTAATGAAACACAAGGTAATATAATTTCACATCTCGGATTTAAACTAATATATAGCTCCACACTTATCAATATGCTATCTGCTTCAATAGTCGGTTTACTTATATGA
- the gltX gene encoding glutamate--tRNA ligase, with protein sequence MNIKTRFAPSPTGSIHIGNIRTALYSWLFARKQGGKFLLRIEDSDSQRSIDDTVDLIVAGMNWLRLNWDEGPYFQTDRFSRYNSIISYMIQHDMAYKCYCSSERLESLRLNQIKNGEKPKYDGYCRFKSTVIHNSCISSYVVRFCNPQEGVVIFHDQIRGTITFNNKELDDLIIRRADGSPTYNFCVVIDDMDMQITHIIRGAEHINNTPRQINILKALRAPIPTYAHVSMILDNNLKKLSKRRGTLGIMQYRNDGFLPEAILNYLVRLGWSHGDQEIFSIEEMIKYFDLSRISKSPSILNLEKLLWLNHYYINHLPIDYVASHLSWHMHQQKINIQNGPKLTDIIKLFARRSRTLKEIVNNCLYFYIDFDLFDNKVAKDYLKPVAITPLKFLRKKFSNIVDWTPEIIKSIIIGTVNEFNTSIDKIGMPLRVALTGTDCSPTLSITIHAIGQSRVLERLDQAVRYIST encoded by the coding sequence ATGAATATTAAAACTCGATTTGCACCCAGTCCTACAGGTTCCATACATATTGGCAATATTCGTACTGCTTTATATTCTTGGTTGTTTGCTCGAAAGCAAGGTGGTAAATTTTTATTACGTATAGAAGATTCTGATTCGCAACGTTCTATAGATGATACAGTTGATCTGATTGTTGCAGGGATGAATTGGCTTCGTTTAAATTGGGATGAAGGTCCTTATTTTCAAACTGATAGGTTTAGTCGTTACAATAGTATAATAAGTTATATGATTCAGCACGATATGGCTTATAAGTGTTATTGTTCGTCAGAAAGGTTAGAATCGTTGCGATTAAATCAAATAAAAAACGGAGAAAAACCTAAATATGATGGTTATTGTCGTTTTAAATCTACGGTTATACATAATTCTTGTATTAGTTCTTATGTGGTACGTTTTTGTAATCCTCAGGAAGGCGTAGTAATATTTCATGATCAAATCAGAGGTACAATTACATTTAATAACAAGGAATTGGATGATTTAATTATTCGCCGAGCCGATGGTTCTCCAACATATAATTTTTGCGTTGTAATAGACGATATGGATATGCAAATTACTCACATCATACGAGGTGCAGAACACATTAATAATACTCCGCGTCAGATTAATATTTTAAAAGCATTGCGAGCTCCAATACCAACGTATGCTCACGTGTCAATGATATTAGATAATAATTTAAAAAAACTATCAAAACGCCGTGGAACATTGGGTATTATGCAATATCGTAATGATGGGTTTCTCCCTGAAGCAATACTTAATTATTTAGTAAGATTGGGATGGTCGCATGGAGATCAAGAAATTTTTAGTATTGAAGAGATGATAAAATATTTTGATTTGAGCAGAATTAGTAAATCTCCTAGTATTTTAAATCTTGAAAAATTACTTTGGTTGAATCATTATTATATTAATCATTTGCCAATAGACTACGTAGCTTCACATTTATCATGGCATATGCATCAACAAAAAATCAATATACAAAATGGTCCAAAATTAACTGATATAATAAAATTATTTGCAAGACGTTCGCGTACATTAAAAGAAATTGTAAATAATTGTCTATATTTTTATATAGATTTTGATTTATTCGATAATAAGGTAGCTAAAGATTATTTAAAACCTGTTGCGATAACACCATTAAAATTTTTAAGAAAAAAATTCAGCAATATAGTTGATTGGACGCCAGAGATTATTAAATCTATAATTATAGGAACCGTCAATGAATTTAATACTAGCATAGATAAAATAGGTATGCCACTTCGTGTAGCATTAACCGGAACGGATTGTTCTCCAACGCTCAGTATTACCATACATGCAATTGGTCAGTCTCGTGTATTAGAGCGCCTTGATCAGGCTGTACGCTATATTTCAACATAG
- the ligA gene encoding NAD-dependent DNA ligase LigA, with protein sequence MKFAKQKIQKLRKKLRHWEYLYYTKNESAVSDEKYDAMLEKLNQLEQIYPHLIAESSPTQRIGGVSQYNFKKIHHKVPMLSLNSIVASFQLLSFDKRIKIKLHANHIMSYCCELKIDGVAVSLLYKKGKLIYAATRGDGKIGEDVTENISTIRAVPMYLKLDSNKYDKLPYLLEIRGEVFISKLCFLQLNKITIQQGNKPFSNARNAASGSLRQLDPSVTATRPLSFYCYGISNYCGEKELPDSHWERLQLCKNWGLPINNYIRLMSGVNKVLEYYSYIKTIRSNLEFNIDGIVVKVNSCTYQSKLGCGSKAPYWALAYKFPSEISSTKVDNVIFQVGRTGIITPIAYLEPIVISDVTIRKVNMHNINEVKRLGLMIGDTVRIQRSGDVIPKIVEVILSERTDHVKTIELPRFCPVCGSRIKTWHNQSILRCTAGLTCLAQRKATLEHFVSRKAMNIYGMGNRIIDQLVNQGLIFTSSDVFRLNKNKLLCLEGFGLENIERLLRSIEDSKKITLARFIYALGIYGVGETIANNLAIVYKTIENLAAADLQSLSNLKYVGPIIANNIYHFFRNPDNLKNVQDLIDPAIGIQLRVIT encoded by the coding sequence ATGAAATTTGCTAAACAAAAAATACAAAAATTAAGAAAAAAATTACGTCATTGGGAATATTTATACTATACAAAAAATGAATCTGCAGTATCCGATGAAAAGTATGATGCGATGTTAGAAAAATTAAATCAGTTAGAACAAATTTATCCTCATTTGATTGCAGAAAGTTCTCCTACTCAACGTATAGGAGGTGTGTCTCAATATAATTTTAAAAAAATACATCATAAGGTGCCAATGCTATCTTTAAATAGCATTGTTGCATCGTTTCAATTGTTGTCATTTGATAAACGAATAAAAATTAAACTTCATGCTAATCATATTATGTCATATTGTTGTGAATTAAAAATAGATGGGGTGGCAGTTAGTTTATTGTATAAAAAGGGGAAATTGATTTATGCGGCAACTCGAGGTGATGGTAAAATTGGAGAGGATGTTACTGAAAATATAAGCACTATTCGTGCAGTACCCATGTATTTAAAATTAGATTCTAATAAATATGACAAATTACCATATTTATTAGAAATTAGAGGAGAAGTATTTATATCTAAATTATGTTTTTTACAATTAAACAAAATAACGATACAACAAGGTAACAAACCTTTTTCTAACGCGCGAAATGCTGCTTCTGGTTCGTTGCGTCAGTTAGATCCTAGTGTTACAGCCACACGTCCATTAAGTTTTTATTGTTATGGTATTAGTAATTATTGTGGAGAAAAGGAATTACCAGACAGTCATTGGGAACGATTACAATTATGCAAAAATTGGGGTTTACCAATTAATAATTATATTCGTTTAATGAGCGGAGTTAATAAAGTATTAGAATATTATTCTTATATAAAAACAATACGATCCAATTTGGAATTTAACATTGATGGAATAGTTGTTAAGGTAAATAGTTGCACATATCAAAGTAAATTAGGTTGCGGATCTAAAGCACCTTATTGGGCCCTTGCTTATAAATTTCCTTCGGAAATAAGTTCTACTAAAGTAGATAACGTAATTTTCCAAGTTGGCCGAACAGGTATTATTACCCCAATAGCTTATTTAGAGCCTATTGTAATTTCTGATGTTACAATTAGAAAAGTAAACATGCATAACATCAATGAAGTTAAAAGGCTTGGATTAATGATTGGCGATACAGTTCGTATACAAAGATCTGGTGATGTGATTCCTAAAATTGTAGAAGTAATTTTATCAGAACGCACCGATCATGTAAAAACTATAGAATTACCCCGATTTTGTCCGGTATGCGGGTCTCGTATTAAAACATGGCACAATCAATCAATATTGCGCTGTACGGCTGGATTAACGTGTCTTGCTCAACGAAAAGCAACGCTTGAGCATTTTGTTTCTAGAAAAGCAATGAACATTTATGGAATGGGAAATAGAATTATTGATCAATTAGTTAATCAAGGTTTAATATTTACTTCATCTGATGTTTTTCGTTTAAATAAAAATAAGTTACTTTGTTTAGAGGGCTTTGGTTTGGAAAATATTGAACGTTTATTAAGGTCTATCGAGGATTCTAAAAAAATCACTTTGGCTCGTTTTATATATGCATTAGGTATTTATGGTGTAGGCGAAACAATAGCTAATAATTTAGCTATTGTTTATAAAACCATAGAAAATTTGGCCGCTGCTGATTTACAATCATTATCAAATTTGAAATATGTGGGGCCAATTATAGCTAATAACATATATCATTTTTTCAGAAATCCAGACAATTTAAAAAATGTTCAAGATTTAATTGATCCGGCTATTGGTATTCAGTTACGTGTTATTACATGA
- the cysK gene encoding cysteine synthase A: MYKIYQDNSYTIGHTPLVRLNNIGNGHIAVKIESRNPSFSVKCRIGANMIWDAEKRNLLQLDTRLIEATSGNTGIALAYVAAARHYKLTLTMPETMSVERLKLIKALGAEIILTEGCDGMKGAIAKAEEIVAADPKHYLLLQQFSNPANPEIHEKTTGPEIWNDSDGQIDIFVAGVGTGGTITGVGRFFKHTKKNKKIIIVAVEPEESPVITQTLSGQNIKPAPHKIQGIGAGFIPKNLDLTLIDHVETVTIDAAVSYAKYLMEKEGILAGISSGAALAAAVQLQKNKTYADKNIVVILPSSGERYLSTVLFSKL; encoded by the coding sequence ATGTACAAAATTTATCAAGATAATTCTTACACTATTGGTCATACTCCATTAGTCCGTCTTAATAATATTGGCAATGGTCATATTGCTGTTAAAATAGAATCTAGAAATCCTAGTTTTAGCGTTAAATGTCGTATTGGCGCTAATATGATTTGGGATGCAGAAAAAAGAAACTTATTACAATTAGATACGAGACTTATAGAAGCAACGAGTGGTAATACTGGAATTGCTCTAGCTTACGTAGCGGCCGCGCGACATTATAAACTAACTTTAACCATGCCAGAAACCATGAGCGTTGAACGTCTTAAATTAATTAAAGCTCTAGGAGCCGAAATTATATTGACAGAAGGATGCGATGGAATGAAAGGAGCTATTGCTAAAGCAGAAGAAATTGTTGCTGCTGACCCTAAACATTATTTATTATTACAACAATTTAGCAATCCTGCAAATCCAGAAATTCATGAAAAAACCACAGGACCTGAAATTTGGAATGACTCGGACGGACAAATAGATATATTTGTAGCTGGAGTTGGCACAGGAGGTACTATCACCGGAGTTGGGCGATTTTTCAAACATACAAAAAAAAATAAAAAAATTATTATCGTGGCAGTAGAACCAGAAGAATCTCCAGTCATTACCCAGACATTATCAGGTCAAAACATAAAACCAGCACCACATAAAATCCAAGGTATTGGTGCTGGTTTTATTCCAAAAAACCTCGATTTAACTTTAATTGATCATGTAGAAACAGTAACCATAGACGCAGCTGTTAGCTACGCTAAATATTTAATGGAAAAAGAAGGAATTTTAGCTGGAATTTCTTCAGGCGCCGCATTAGCAGCAGCGGTACAACTACAAAAAAACAAAACCTATGCCGATAAAAATATAGTAGTTATACTTCCATCGTCTGGTGAACGATATTTAAGTACTGTATTATTTTCAAAGTTATAA